A single region of the Elizabethkingia sp. JS20170427COW genome encodes:
- a CDS encoding sensor histidine kinase KdpD translates to MNNKFIPIISVFMTISLVVFVSMQLYWLKEYYRALEQEFSNKVYASMDNIREKANELEVQKYTSNKGNNDFLKALKKSSGEASQQYIQSITDSADNKRLIAFSKNIIEKKDIPLPTQGDNVELTNLYSDEGLIKLNNPSKPMTAEMSQDLSNNSFTLTQLVKVNASNMPIKQRVNPKELAAIIKRELTMKGINTPFGFAIYDKNNKLTEINNNNFLENQNKEHYSFELFSDNEYKTLYSLALVFPNRDFSLVENNLPMLLGTMLSLLTILIIYIISINYMSRQKKIAEIKTDFINNMSHEFKTPLATIAVATDSLHNDKIATNPEKVKYYSELIKQENLRMKKHVENVLNMSKLERNEMKLFLKTTNVRDLIKEITRSFAIIVEKRGGVLETEYTAEKYSFKIDEFHISNALVNLLDNANKYSPENPMIKVSTRNEGNWYVISISDKGMGMESHNKSKIFEKFFREETGNIHNVKGQGLGLSYVKKIVELHKGQVIVDSTKGKGSTFTIKLPMNV, encoded by the coding sequence ATGAATAATAAGTTTATCCCAATAATATCTGTGTTTATGACCATCTCTTTGGTGGTCTTCGTTTCTATGCAGTTATATTGGCTGAAAGAGTATTATCGAGCATTGGAGCAAGAGTTCTCTAATAAGGTATATGCATCCATGGATAATATTCGGGAAAAGGCGAATGAATTAGAAGTTCAGAAATATACTTCTAATAAGGGAAATAATGATTTTTTGAAAGCCTTGAAAAAAAGTAGTGGAGAAGCAAGTCAACAGTATATACAGTCGATAACAGATTCTGCAGACAATAAAAGATTGATAGCTTTTTCCAAAAATATTATTGAAAAGAAAGATATCCCACTGCCTACCCAAGGGGATAATGTGGAGCTCACCAATCTTTATAGTGATGAGGGATTGATAAAATTGAACAACCCATCCAAACCAATGACGGCAGAGATGAGCCAGGATCTTTCCAATAATAGTTTTACCCTAACCCAATTGGTAAAGGTAAATGCATCTAATATGCCGATTAAGCAAAGAGTAAACCCTAAAGAATTAGCAGCGATTATTAAAAGAGAGCTAACAATGAAGGGGATTAATACTCCTTTTGGATTTGCTATTTATGATAAAAACAATAAACTTACAGAGATTAATAATAATAATTTTTTAGAAAATCAAAATAAAGAACACTATAGTTTTGAGCTCTTCTCGGATAATGAATATAAAACACTCTATTCATTAGCATTGGTCTTTCCAAATAGAGATTTCTCATTGGTGGAAAATAATCTTCCTATGCTTTTAGGAACCATGTTGTCTCTACTTACCATATTGATTATTTATATCATCTCCATTAACTACATGAGTCGTCAGAAAAAAATAGCAGAGATTAAAACCGACTTTATCAACAATATGTCTCATGAATTTAAAACTCCTTTAGCAACTATTGCTGTGGCAACAGATTCTTTGCATAATGATAAAATAGCAACTAACCCAGAGAAGGTAAAGTATTATTCAGAGCTCATAAAGCAGGAAAATCTAAGAATGAAGAAGCATGTAGAAAATGTGCTGAACATGTCTAAATTGGAAAGAAATGAGATGAAGCTTTTCTTGAAGACTACTAATGTTAGAGATTTAATAAAAGAGATTACTCGATCATTCGCAATTATAGTTGAAAAGAGAGGAGGTGTATTGGAAACAGAATACACTGCCGAAAAGTATAGTTTTAAAATTGATGAATTTCATATCTCCAATGCTTTAGTGAATTTATTGGATAATGCCAACAAATATTCTCCAGAAAACCCAATGATTAAAGTAAGTACCCGAAATGAGGGGAACTGGTATGTCATCTCGATTTCCGATAAGGGAATGGGAATGGAGTCTCATAATAAATCGAAAATTTTCGAAAAATTCTTTAGAGAAGAAACAGGAAATATACATAATGTAAAAGGACAAGGATTAGGGCTTTCTTATGTGAAAAAAATTGTAGAACTCCACAAAGGGCAAGTAATCGTTGATTCCACAAAAGGGAAGGGAAGTACCTTTACGATAAAACTTCCGATGAATGTGTAA
- a CDS encoding response regulator transcription factor, which yields MNNRILLVEDDQSFGAVLKDYLMINNFEVTLAIDGEEGLKQFTENEFDICIFDVMMPKKDGFTLAEDIKKFNKTTPIIFLTAKNLREDILRGYQIGADDYITKPFDTELLLYKIKAILQRSSNIEDEEQEQFKISDTFFDSTLRQLKVRDEEHKLSPKENELLKLLCLHKNDFMPRDLALRKIWKKENYFTARSMDVYIAKLRKLLKPDEGLEIINVHGEGFRLLVKN from the coding sequence ATGAACAATAGAATCCTACTTGTAGAAGATGATCAGAGCTTTGGAGCTGTGCTTAAAGATTACCTGATGATCAATAATTTTGAAGTTACCCTTGCTATTGATGGTGAGGAAGGCCTAAAGCAGTTTACCGAAAATGAATTTGACATCTGCATTTTTGATGTAATGATGCCTAAAAAAGACGGATTTACTTTGGCTGAGGATATTAAAAAATTCAATAAAACTACTCCAATAATTTTCCTAACCGCAAAAAACCTTCGTGAAGATATCCTAAGAGGTTACCAAATTGGGGCAGATGATTATATCACCAAACCTTTTGATACCGAGTTGTTGTTGTATAAAATAAAAGCTATTTTGCAGAGAAGTTCTAATATTGAAGATGAAGAGCAAGAACAATTTAAAATTAGCGATACTTTCTTTGATTCAACGTTAAGACAGCTAAAAGTAAGAGATGAGGAGCACAAGTTATCTCCAAAAGAAAATGAATTGCTAAAATTATTATGTCTTCACAAAAACGATTTTATGCCTAGAGATCTTGCGCTAAGAAAAATTTGGAAGAAGGAAAACTATTTCACGGCAAGGAGTATGGACGTGTATATTGCGAAATTGCGTAAATTACTGAAGCCAGATGAGGGTTTGGAAATCATCAACGTTCATGGAGAAGGTTTTAGATTGCTGGTTAAAAATTAA
- a CDS encoding MarR family winged helix-turn-helix transcriptional regulator: protein MENGINFINLQDALPRKVSNLQTSIKNYISNALHQNQFNITLEMYLVLRCLWEVDGRNQQEIANILYRDKASLTNLIDNLEKRNLVSRVQNEVDRRSKNIFLTKEGQQMKQKVMPIIQNLLDIIEESTTPEELQLTLRVLDKLYLKIK, encoded by the coding sequence ATGGAAAACGGAATTAACTTCATCAACCTGCAAGATGCTTTGCCTAGAAAAGTATCTAATTTGCAGACCTCTATCAAAAATTATATTTCTAATGCTCTTCACCAAAACCAGTTCAACATTACTTTAGAAATGTATTTGGTGTTAAGATGCTTATGGGAGGTAGATGGAAGAAACCAACAAGAAATTGCCAACATCCTCTATCGGGATAAGGCTAGCCTTACCAACCTTATTGATAATCTCGAGAAAAGAAATCTTGTTAGCAGGGTCCAAAACGAAGTTGACCGACGAAGTAAAAACATTTTCCTCACCAAGGAAGGGCAGCAAATGAAACAAAAAGTAATGCCTATTATCCAAAACTTACTCGATATTATTGAAGAAAGCACTACTCCTGAAGAATTACAACTTACCTTAAGAGTTTTAGACAAGCTATATCTCAAAATAAAATAA
- a CDS encoding SPOR domain-containing protein — protein MKTLLGIIIFALSFSLNPIKAQQTTTTKDTINGNVVITTADSRIDRLYNATLEKCKTNKIAENNNSTLNKEPLIKSNPTHETREVAKPLSTSDICRRTPKLRGYKILVSTVHNSQDANKIRIEVRENFPDLRTELDSSLRPNYKILAGSFFSKQSGQHDLKRVKRVYPQASLISYRIFCAEAK, from the coding sequence ATGAAAACTCTTCTAGGAATTATAATCTTTGCGCTAAGCTTTTCATTGAATCCTATTAAAGCTCAGCAAACTACGACTACTAAAGACACTATTAATGGCAATGTTGTTATCACAACAGCGGATAGTAGAATCGACCGCCTATACAACGCCACCTTGGAAAAATGTAAAACCAATAAAATTGCCGAAAACAATAATTCGACACTAAATAAAGAACCTCTCATCAAGAGCAACCCTACACATGAAACAAGAGAAGTTGCAAAACCTCTAAGCACTTCCGATATCTGCCGTAGGACTCCTAAATTAAGAGGATATAAAATCCTTGTATCTACTGTGCATAATTCACAAGATGCCAATAAGATAAGAATTGAAGTGAGAGAAAATTTCCCTGATTTGCGTACAGAACTGGATAGTAGCTTACGCCCCAATTACAAAATACTTGCAGGAAGCTTCTTTAGCAAGCAAAGTGGGCAACATGATTTAAAAAGAGTTAAGCGAGTTTATCCACAAGCGAGCCTTATCTCTTATCGTATTTTCTGTGCAGAAGCGAAATAA
- a CDS encoding c-type cytochrome, which translates to MINWTKHYKNGLLALGIMLTTSALYNAQDAQGDPNKGAELFKANCTACHTLDSKLIGPPLKGIVERLESEEGLGKDWLHKWIKDSKSVIASGDKYANKIFEENGKVEMQLFPNLSDQDIDDILAYTSNPPAETPKADATAGAEGDKTATEEPKETTGAGNEIVMVSFLAIAGLLVWILFKIRQLVKLNQSEELAGLNETRIQSFGELYSKYKYVGKGLVVVLAFLAGYGVWNWLMWIGVYKGYKPEQPIYFSHKIHAGINKIDCQLCHSGAKYGKVSEIPSLNVCMNCHKAIPEYKGEYLEPGHDRDFYNEQIKTLYTAVGWDPSSMSYTGKTQPIEWTRIHNMPDFVYFNHSQHVVAGEQAIINSYNKKHPNDQIDVVCKACHGKVDTMNVVQMANDFTMGWCIECHRTTEVDMGNAYNEAYFEKLHNKLKKQYGSGAKITVDAIGGLECGKCHY; encoded by the coding sequence ATGATTAATTGGACAAAGCATTACAAGAATGGGCTGTTGGCATTAGGTATAATGTTGACAACCAGTGCTCTGTATAACGCACAAGACGCCCAAGGCGACCCTAATAAGGGTGCCGAACTCTTTAAGGCGAACTGTACAGCCTGTCATACGCTGGATAGCAAATTGATAGGTCCGCCATTAAAGGGAATTGTTGAGAGATTAGAATCTGAAGAAGGTCTAGGTAAAGACTGGCTTCATAAGTGGATTAAAGACAGTAAGTCTGTAATTGCTTCTGGAGACAAATACGCCAACAAGATCTTTGAAGAAAATGGGAAAGTGGAAATGCAATTGTTCCCTAACCTATCAGATCAAGATATCGATGATATCTTAGCTTATACTTCTAATCCTCCAGCAGAAACACCAAAAGCTGATGCGACTGCAGGAGCTGAAGGAGATAAAACGGCTACCGAAGAGCCAAAAGAAACTACAGGAGCAGGTAACGAAATCGTTATGGTTTCTTTCCTTGCTATTGCTGGTCTTTTAGTATGGATTTTATTCAAAATAAGACAGCTAGTAAAACTTAACCAATCTGAAGAATTAGCAGGGTTAAACGAGACAAGAATCCAATCCTTCGGAGAGTTGTACTCTAAGTACAAATACGTAGGAAAAGGTCTTGTAGTTGTATTAGCATTCCTAGCTGGTTACGGTGTTTGGAACTGGCTAATGTGGATTGGGGTTTACAAAGGTTACAAACCAGAACAACCAATTTACTTCTCTCACAAAATTCACGCCGGTATTAATAAAATCGACTGCCAGCTTTGTCACTCAGGTGCTAAATATGGTAAGGTTTCCGAAATTCCTTCTCTTAACGTGTGTATGAACTGTCACAAAGCAATCCCTGAATATAAAGGAGAGTATCTAGAGCCAGGTCATGATAGAGATTTCTACAACGAACAAATCAAAACTTTATATACTGCTGTAGGATGGGATCCTTCAAGCATGTCTTATACAGGTAAAACTCAACCTATCGAGTGGACTAGAATTCACAACATGCCAGACTTTGTATACTTTAACCACTCTCAGCACGTAGTAGCTGGTGAACAAGCTATCATCAACTCTTACAACAAAAAACATCCTAATGATCAAATTGATGTAGTTTGTAAAGCTTGTCACGGTAAAGTAGATACAATGAATGTTGTACAAATGGCGAACGATTTCACTATGGGATGGTGTATAGAATGCCACAGAACAACAGAAGTTGATATGGGTAATGCTTATAATGAGGCTTACTTTGAAAAACTTCACAACAAGTTGAAAAAACAATATGGTAGCGGTGCTAAGATTACTGTAGATGCTATCGGTGGTTTAGAATGTGGTAAATGTCATTATTAA
- a CDS encoding TAT-variant-translocated molybdopterin oxidoreductase, with protein sequence MASNKIKFRSIHELKDPTLTKRLAQKEFVEEIPVDEFLGNDEKMNNSSTSRRDFLKLLGFSTAAVTLAACEAPVVKTIPYVVKPHDIIPGVPNYFASSYFDGFNFASVLVKTREGRPIKIEPNPAAGNFGKTNARAQASVLSLYDNDKIKQPKVSGKDATFDAADTEVLAALDKAQASGKKIVLLSHSMPSPTFKKLFSDFKAKYANAELVTYDAIPYTAALDAAQEVFGSRNLPVYDLSTTELVVSFAADFLGDYNGASLESSYAAARIPGKNMLRHIQVEANMSLTGANADTRIIKKPSAIYKTLVGVYNGLNGGTQDKEAAAIVKELQAKGSKAVVFADGSKAAHVLAHLINQKLGSVAFTGKASYLKEFDGARYAEFISWLNGGQVGVLITNNVDPIYSSNKGEQFKAALAKVDTVVAVAYKNDEVAKAAKVVIPATHWLESWGDIVPETGAYSLMQPTIQKIYKSRQIEESLQVWTNGKGAVANNYYEYLKTNAATILGGISFNKALYNAFNNVTVGSTLSYTGGNSAQAIAELNAVKASDLELFLYTKTGIGDGTQANNPWLQELPDPITRMSWDNYLTISPADAEKLGIKNDLNGRMQLDGSIVNVIANGVTIKDVPVFIQPGQAAGSVGLALGYGKKGVGAVAEVGVNAYPLFDGSNLAVSNVKLEMTSAMHEFAGMQLQNTLMGRYEIAKEVSLDTFLNKDVKEWNKPLEMHTAGGTLPMGKIDLWNNIDDTDGPHFNLSVDMNACTGCGACVIACQAENNTAVVGKEEIRMSRDMYWLRIDRYYSAKEKIEAKEQIDRGLNVPEVYDILIQPSDSPDVIFQPVMCQHCNHAPCETVCPVAATSHGKQGQNQMAYNRCIGTRYCANNCPYKVRRFNWFNYALNDKFDYNMNNDLGRMVLNPDVVVRTRGVMEKCSMCIQMTQASILEAKKEGRRVEDSEFQTACSSACSTGAIQFGDMNDDKSHVRSLFGSKRRYFLLEEIGTKPNVFYHTKVRNREEKEI encoded by the coding sequence ATGGCTTCAAATAAAATAAAATTCAGAAGTATTCACGAATTAAAAGATCCAACCCTTACCAAGAGGCTGGCTCAAAAAGAATTCGTCGAGGAAATTCCTGTAGATGAATTTCTAGGGAATGACGAGAAAATGAATAATTCTTCTACCTCTAGAAGAGATTTCTTAAAGCTTTTAGGTTTCTCTACAGCCGCAGTTACTTTAGCTGCTTGTGAGGCACCAGTAGTAAAGACGATTCCTTATGTGGTAAAACCACATGATATTATCCCTGGGGTTCCTAATTATTTTGCATCTTCTTATTTTGATGGATTTAATTTTGCGAGCGTTTTGGTAAAAACCAGAGAAGGACGTCCAATTAAGATTGAACCAAACCCTGCAGCAGGTAATTTTGGTAAAACTAATGCTAGAGCACAAGCAAGTGTTCTATCATTATACGATAACGATAAAATTAAGCAACCTAAGGTTTCTGGTAAAGATGCAACATTTGATGCTGCAGATACAGAAGTTTTAGCTGCTTTAGATAAAGCTCAGGCAAGTGGAAAAAAGATTGTTCTCCTTTCTCACTCTATGCCGAGCCCAACATTCAAAAAGTTATTCTCAGATTTTAAAGCAAAATATGCTAATGCTGAATTAGTAACTTATGATGCTATTCCTTACACAGCTGCTTTAGATGCCGCTCAAGAAGTATTCGGTTCTCGTAACCTTCCAGTTTACGATCTTTCTACTACTGAGTTAGTAGTTTCTTTCGCTGCTGATTTCCTTGGAGATTATAACGGGGCTAGCTTAGAGTCTTCTTACGCTGCTGCAAGAATCCCAGGTAAAAACATGTTAAGACATATCCAAGTAGAAGCGAATATGTCTTTAACAGGAGCTAATGCTGATACTCGTATCATTAAAAAACCTTCAGCAATTTATAAAACTCTAGTAGGGGTTTATAACGGATTGAATGGCGGTACTCAAGATAAAGAAGCTGCTGCAATCGTAAAAGAACTTCAAGCAAAAGGTAGCAAAGCTGTTGTTTTTGCAGATGGTTCTAAAGCTGCTCATGTACTAGCACATTTAATCAACCAAAAATTAGGTTCTGTAGCTTTCACTGGTAAAGCTTCTTACCTTAAAGAGTTTGATGGAGCTCGTTATGCTGAGTTTATTTCTTGGTTAAATGGTGGTCAAGTAGGTGTGTTAATTACCAACAATGTAGACCCTATTTATTCTTCTAATAAAGGAGAGCAATTTAAAGCTGCGCTTGCAAAAGTAGACACTGTAGTAGCGGTGGCTTATAAGAATGATGAAGTAGCAAAAGCTGCTAAAGTAGTTATCCCTGCTACTCACTGGTTAGAGTCATGGGGAGATATCGTTCCTGAGACAGGTGCTTACTCTCTAATGCAGCCTACTATTCAAAAAATTTACAAATCTAGACAAATTGAAGAATCTCTTCAAGTTTGGACTAATGGTAAAGGTGCTGTTGCTAACAACTATTACGAATATTTAAAGACAAATGCTGCTACAATTCTTGGTGGTATTTCTTTCAATAAAGCTCTTTATAATGCATTCAACAATGTTACAGTAGGTTCTACACTTTCTTACACAGGAGGTAACTCTGCTCAAGCTATTGCTGAATTGAACGCTGTAAAAGCTTCAGATTTAGAATTATTCCTTTACACAAAAACAGGTATAGGTGATGGTACCCAAGCGAATAACCCATGGTTACAAGAGCTTCCAGACCCTATCACAAGAATGTCTTGGGATAACTACTTAACTATTTCTCCTGCAGATGCTGAAAAATTAGGTATTAAAAATGACCTAAATGGTAGAATGCAGTTGGATGGTAGCATTGTAAACGTAATTGCTAACGGAGTTACAATTAAAGATGTTCCTGTATTTATCCAACCTGGTCAAGCTGCTGGTTCAGTAGGTTTAGCATTAGGATATGGTAAAAAAGGAGTAGGAGCTGTTGCTGAAGTAGGGGTAAATGCTTATCCTCTATTTGATGGTAGTAACTTAGCTGTTTCTAATGTTAAATTAGAAATGACTTCTGCAATGCATGAATTTGCAGGTATGCAGCTTCAAAATACCCTTATGGGACGTTATGAAATTGCTAAAGAAGTTTCTCTTGATACATTCTTAAATAAAGATGTAAAAGAGTGGAACAAACCTTTAGAAATGCATACAGCAGGAGGTACTTTACCAATGGGTAAAATTGACCTTTGGAATAATATTGATGATACCGACGGTCCTCACTTTAATTTATCTGTGGACATGAATGCTTGTACTGGTTGTGGTGCTTGTGTTATTGCTTGTCAAGCAGAAAACAATACTGCTGTAGTAGGTAAAGAGGAAATTCGTATGTCTCGTGATATGTACTGGTTAAGAATTGACCGTTACTATTCTGCTAAAGAGAAAATCGAAGCTAAAGAGCAAATTGACAGAGGTCTTAATGTTCCTGAAGTTTATGATATCCTTATCCAGCCTTCAGACAGCCCAGATGTAATCTTCCAACCTGTAATGTGCCAACATTGTAACCACGCACCTTGTGAAACTGTTTGTCCAGTTGCGGCAACTTCTCACGGTAAACAAGGTCAAAACCAAATGGCTTATAACAGATGTATCGGTACAAGATATTGTGCAAACAACTGTCCTTACAAAGTAAGAAGATTCAACTGGTTTAACTATGCTCTAAACGATAAGTTCGATTACAACATGAACAACGATTTAGGTCGTATGGTACTTAACCCAGATGTTGTAGTAAGAACTAGAGGGGTAATGGAGAAATGTTCTATGTGTATCCAGATGACTCAGGCTTCTATCCTAGAAGCGAAGAAAGAAGGAAGAAGAGTTGAAGATAGCGAGTTCCAAACTGCTTGTTCATCAGCTTGTTCTACAGGAGCTATCCAATTTGGTGATATGAATGACGATAAGTCCCACGTAAGAAGCCTATTTGGAAGCAAGAGAAGATATTTCCTTCTAGAGGAAATCGGTACAAAACCAAACGTTTTCTACCATACTAAAGTTAGAAATAGAGAAGAAAAAGAAATTTAA
- the nrfD gene encoding NrfD/PsrC family molybdoenzyme membrane anchor subunit: MSGHYEAPIREPLILGHKTYHDISNDIARPIEERAGKFWWYSLYASLVLFIYGFGCIAYTIGTGIGAWGLNRTINWGWDITNFVWWVGIGHAGTLISAVLLLFRQRWRLSVNRSAEAMTIFAVCQAAIFPVIHMGRVWVGYWVFPIPNQFGTLWTNFNSPLLWDVFAISTYFSVSVVFWFMGLIPDFAMIRDRAKTPFTKKIYTILSFGWGGKAKQWQRFEELSLVLAGLATPLVFSVHTTVSFDFATSVIKGWHSTIYPPYFVAGAVFSGFAMVQTLLLVARKVCHLEDYITMYHIEIMNIVIIITGGMVTVAYACEYFIAWYSGSRFEDFVYLSPGAATGPYWWAFWALIICNLVVPALFWFKKVRTNIFATFIIALIINIGMWFERFDIIVINLSRDYLPSSWTMFMPTIIDVGVYLGTIGFFGVLFLLYARTFPVISQAELKTILKISGETYKVKEGDEHH; encoded by the coding sequence ATGTCAGGACATTACGAAGCCCCGATTAGGGAACCGCTTATTCTTGGTCATAAGACGTACCATGATATTTCCAATGATATTGCTCGCCCAATAGAAGAAAGAGCAGGGAAATTCTGGTGGTATTCTCTTTATGCATCTCTAGTGTTATTTATCTATGGTTTCGGGTGTATTGCCTACACTATCGGGACAGGTATTGGAGCATGGGGGTTAAACAGGACTATTAACTGGGGTTGGGATATTACCAACTTCGTATGGTGGGTAGGTATTGGTCACGCCGGTACTCTTATCTCCGCTGTACTATTATTATTTAGACAAAGATGGAGATTGTCGGTTAACCGTTCTGCGGAAGCGATGACTATTTTCGCAGTTTGTCAGGCCGCTATCTTCCCGGTTATCCACATGGGGCGTGTATGGGTAGGTTATTGGGTATTCCCTATTCCTAACCAGTTCGGTACCCTTTGGACTAACTTCAACTCACCATTATTATGGGACGTATTTGCAATCTCTACTTATTTCTCTGTATCAGTAGTATTCTGGTTCATGGGACTTATTCCAGACTTTGCAATGATTAGAGATAGAGCTAAAACTCCTTTCACTAAAAAGATTTATACTATTTTATCTTTCGGTTGGGGAGGTAAAGCTAAACAATGGCAAAGATTCGAAGAGTTATCTCTTGTACTTGCAGGTTTAGCAACACCACTAGTATTCTCAGTACACACCACGGTATCTTTTGACTTTGCTACTTCAGTAATCAAAGGATGGCACTCTACTATTTACCCTCCATACTTCGTTGCGGGTGCGGTATTTTCAGGATTTGCCATGGTACAAACCCTATTGCTTGTAGCAAGAAAAGTTTGTCATCTAGAAGATTATATTACCATGTATCATATCGAGATTATGAACATCGTAATCATCATCACCGGTGGTATGGTAACTGTAGCATATGCTTGTGAGTATTTTATTGCTTGGTATTCAGGATCCAGATTTGAAGATTTCGTTTATCTATCTCCTGGTGCTGCAACTGGTCCTTACTGGTGGGCATTCTGGGCACTAATTATCTGTAACCTTGTAGTGCCAGCATTATTCTGGTTCAAGAAAGTAAGAACTAATATCTTCGCAACATTTATCATTGCCCTTATCATCAATATCGGTATGTGGTTTGAGCGTTTTGATATTATCGTAATCAACCTTTCTAGAGACTACTTGCCTTCATCTTGGACAATGTTTATGCCTACTATTATTGATGTAGGTGTTTATTTAGGAACAATAGGATTCTTCGGAGTATTATTCCTATTGTATGCAAGAACTTTCCCTGTAATTTCTCAGGCTGAGTTGAAGACTATTTTGAAAATTTCTGGTGAAACCTATAAAGTAAAAGAAGGAGATGAGCACCACTAA
- a CDS encoding DUF3341 domain-containing protein → MSTTKRIFGLYGDDDELMHGVKLFREKGIEIAEVYTPFPVHGLDKALGLKKTRISDAAFFYGVYGVTIGILVTWYTMNHDWPQVIGGKPAFSWAENMPAFVVPMFELMVFCAAHLMVLTYCAVNKMYPGAKPQNPDPRTTDDKFLIEFVSDDVEVIKELLIETGVEEITIKDA, encoded by the coding sequence ATGAGCACCACTAAAAGAATATTTGGCCTTTATGGCGATGATGACGAATTAATGCATGGCGTTAAATTGTTCAGAGAAAAGGGAATTGAAATCGCTGAAGTGTACACTCCGTTTCCAGTACACGGTTTAGATAAAGCTTTAGGCTTAAAGAAAACAAGAATTTCTGATGCTGCTTTTTTCTATGGTGTGTATGGGGTTACGATAGGTATTTTAGTAACATGGTACACCATGAACCACGATTGGCCTCAAGTAATTGGTGGTAAACCTGCTTTTTCTTGGGCTGAAAACATGCCTGCCTTTGTGGTTCCAATGTTTGAGTTGATGGTATTCTGTGCAGCTCACCTTATGGTACTTACTTATTGTGCTGTTAACAAAATGTATCCAGGTGCTAAACCTCAGAACCCAGATCCAAGAACAACGGATGATAAATTCCTAATCGAGTTTGTATCAGATGATGTAGAAGTTATTAAAGAACTTCTTATCGAAACTGGAGTGGAAGAAATAACAATTAAAGATGCCTAA
- a CDS encoding cytochrome c — MPNMKNNILKIAGILSFGALTLTSCGDKTNPPLVYFPDMYFPVAYDPLMKAEDPYKDHENEIPAFAKREGQTGLEIVPGTVSQNADGILPSETPKDTQDYNRLYEESKSITTSPLKPENLEKDLARGKVLFDKTCAACHGTGGDGKGPIVESGAYMGVPNYADREITIGSVHFVLENGRNNMGSFAGQLNPGDRWRVALYVMNEFKKQAAGTAPAAEATADNANPKK; from the coding sequence ATGCCTAATATGAAAAATAATATTTTAAAAATAGCAGGTATTCTAAGTTTTGGAGCTTTAACACTTACCTCTTGTGGAGATAAAACTAATCCACCTTTAGTTTACTTCCCGGATATGTATTTTCCAGTGGCTTATGATCCTTTAATGAAAGCTGAAGATCCTTATAAAGATCACGAGAATGAAATTCCTGCTTTCGCAAAAAGAGAAGGACAAACTGGCTTAGAAATTGTTCCAGGTACAGTTTCTCAAAATGCAGATGGTATTTTACCTTCTGAAACACCTAAGGATACCCAAGATTATAATAGATTATATGAAGAGTCTAAAAGTATTACAACCTCACCATTAAAACCTGAAAATCTTGAAAAAGATTTAGCAAGAGGTAAAGTTTTATTCGATAAAACTTGTGCAGCTTGCCATGGTACGGGAGGAGATGGTAAAGGTCCTATTGTAGAATCTGGAGCATATATGGGAGTTCCTAACTATGCAGATAGAGAGATTACAATCGGTTCTGTACACTTTGTGCTTGAAAACGGTAGAAACAACATGGGTTCATTTGCTGGACAACTTAACCCTGGTGACCGTTGGAGAGTAGCCCTTTATGTAATGAACGAATTTAAAAAACAAGCAGCTGGTACAGCTCCTGCAGCTGAAGCTACTGCTGATAATGCTAATCCCAAAAAATAA